In one Candidatus Nomurabacteria bacterium genomic region, the following are encoded:
- a CDS encoding NYN domain-containing protein, with protein MLKRPDQRVAVLIDTQNMYHSAKNIYNAKVNFGALIDAAVGPRQMVRSIAYVAKSKGGEETSFFEALQNIGIELKIKDVQEFSSGAKKADWDVGMAIDAVALAPRVDAIVLVTGDGDFVPLVEYLQTHGVACECVAFGESTNATLKERVNEFTNLSEDPGAVLIGYRGKAKNEPAKQEQKPETKQEVKAPEAKPVVTLETKPVIQVIAEPKQDFRPLPLQPVKDKDLNRSNAILHAITPANQSPHFVSNKQAPAAKATPKAEENKKPSTPPQKPKAKKK; from the coding sequence ATGCTTAAACGCCCCGACCAACGTGTCGCTGTTTTGATTGATACACAAAATATGTATCACAGTGCGAAAAATATTTATAATGCCAAGGTAAACTTTGGCGCTCTCATTGATGCCGCTGTTGGCCCACGCCAAATGGTTCGCTCTATTGCTTATGTTGCCAAATCAAAAGGCGGCGAAGAAACGAGTTTTTTTGAAGCCCTTCAAAATATCGGTATCGAATTAAAGATCAAAGACGTTCAAGAATTCTCGAGCGGCGCTAAAAAAGCCGACTGGGATGTTGGTATGGCTATTGATGCCGTCGCCCTCGCTCCACGCGTTGATGCGATCGTTCTCGTTACAGGTGATGGTGATTTTGTGCCACTCGTAGAATATCTACAGACACATGGCGTTGCTTGTGAGTGTGTCGCTTTTGGTGAATCTACCAATGCCACACTCAAAGAACGCGTAAACGAATTTACCAATCTTTCAGAAGATCCAGGCGCGGTTCTTATCGGCTATCGTGGTAAGGCAAAAAATGAACCAGCAAAACAAGAACAAAAACCTGAGACGAAGCAAGAAGTAAAAGCTCCAGAAGCAAAGCCCGTTGTCACACTTGAAACAAAACCTGTCATTCAAGTCATCGCTGAACCAAAACAAGATTTTCGCCCTCTTCCATTACAACCTGTAAAAGACAAAGATCTCAATCGTTCAAACGCGATCTTGCATGCTATTACCCCCGCAAATCAAAGCCCACATTTTGTAAGCAATAAACAAGCTCCGGCTGCAAAAGCAACGCCAAAAGCAGAAGAAAATAAAAAACCTTCGACACCTCCACAAAAACCAAAAGCAAAAAAGAAATAA
- the rpsO gene encoding 30S ribosomal protein S15 gives MLSADHKKKVIEKFKTHATDTGSPQVQIAILTEEVKELTGHLKTHKKDFSSRRGLIKMVSERRRLMKYLKREDSAGYDELMAKLKV, from the coding sequence ATGTTATCAGCAGATCACAAGAAGAAGGTCATTGAAAAATTCAAAACCCATGCAACCGATACCGGTTCGCCACAGGTTCAGATCGCTATTCTCACTGAAGAAGTCAAAGAACTTACAGGCCATCTTAAGACTCACAAAAAAGATTTTTCCTCCCGCCGTGGTCTCATCAAAATGGTTTCTGAACGTCGCCGCCTCATGAAATACTTGAAGCGCGAAGACAGTGCTGGCTACGACGAACTCATGGCTAAGCTCAAGGTTTAA